From a single Flavobacteriales bacterium genomic region:
- the tnpA gene encoding IS200/IS605 family transposase has protein sequence MPNSYSQIHIHALFAVKHRQYLIEDVWKDKLYAYISGILKNHHHKPIIINGMPDHIHLLFGMRPTHSLSELVQKIKVESTKWINENKYVPGSFSWQNGFGAFSYAKSDLPNIIGYIKNQEDHHRKRSFREEYIELLTRFEIEYDERFLFDSIAQ, from the coding sequence ATGCCTAACTCGTATTCCCAAATTCACATCCATGCGCTATTTGCAGTCAAACACAGACAATATCTGATTGAAGACGTTTGGAAGGATAAACTCTACGCCTACATATCCGGCATACTTAAGAACCATCATCACAAGCCGATCATCATCAATGGCATGCCGGACCACATTCACCTGCTATTTGGCATGCGCCCTACCCATTCATTATCAGAGCTTGTTCAGAAGATCAAGGTTGAATCAACAAAGTGGATCAATGAGAACAAGTATGTACCAGGGTCTTTTTCCTGGCAAAACGGTTTTGGAGCTTTTTCCTATGCCAAATCGGATCTTCCAAATATTATCGGGTACATCAAGAATCAGGAGGATCATCATAGGAAAAGAAGCTTCCGTGAAGAGTACATCGAATTATTAACAAGATTTGAGATAGAATACGACGAGAGATTTCTATTCGATTCGATTGCGCAATGA
- a CDS encoding pyruvate carboxylase: MEIKKVLVANRGEIAIRVFRACVEIGLKTVAIYTFEDRYSQHRYKADESYQIGPDHEPLKPYLDIDEIIRVAKKCKVDAIHPGYGFLSENATFARKCRENNIIFIGPDPEVMEKLGDKISAKLIAEQNNIPIIQSSQKDLTSLKVALDEAKRIGYPVMLKAAAGGGGRGMRVIRVKEDLEKGFEEARREARNAFGDDTVFIEKFVDQPKHIEIQIAADRHGNLVHLFERDCSVQRRYQKVIEVAPSFGIPQDVKEKLYQYATGITRAVGYNNVGTVEFLVDKDYNIFFIEVNPRIQVEHTVTEMVTGIDLIKTQIFVAGGYKLSDKQIKIPSQESIKVSGYAIQCRITTEDPANDFKPDYGTIVTYRSAAGFGIRLDVGSVYQGAKVSPFFDSMLVKVSALSRTLDGACRKMDRALKEFRIRGVKTNMQFLENILQHPVFKEGKATVNFIADHRELFRLNMRQDRATKAINYLAEVVVNGNPDVKFVDKTKKFEKPVVPDFDPYAPYPKGTKDILTKLGPDKFSEWLAKEKKIHYTDTTFRDAHQSLLATRMRTYDMIKVAESYAKHHPQTFSMEVWGGATFDVCLRFLNENPWRRLAEIREAVPNILLQMLIRGSNGVGYTAYPDNLIEAFVEKSWETGIDVFRIFDSLNWMKNIEPCIKYVRKRTGGLAETAMCYTGDILDPKRSKYNLDYYLKLAKQMEDAGAHIIAIKDMAGLLKPYAATELIKGLKATVKLPIHLHTHDTSSIQPATYLKAVEAGVDVVDVALGGMSGLTSQPNFNSMVEILRDHKRHHEFDMDSLNAFSSYWETVREYYYPFESGLKAGTAAVFKHEIPGGQYSNLKPQARALGLADKFDQITKVYEEVNHLFGDIVKVTPSSKVVGDMALFMVSNELTAEEVLEKGDTINFPESVVNFFKGDLGQPVGGFPKKLQKIILKEKKPYTDRPNAHMKPIDLEAEFDAFLKRFQPKFDRELAFTDFLSFMLYPKVYEQTYNMHLQFGDMAKIPTKNFFFGMDLNEECVIKIAEGKEIIIRLLSVGPANAEGKRTVFFKVNGQTRNMDVLDRSLKIEKAENPKIDGDNAKQVGAPLQGLLSKIFVKKGQPVKKNEPLFVIEAMKMETTVTAHAVGEIKSLHLKEGTLVNTDDLVVTLS, from the coding sequence ATGGAGATCAAAAAAGTGCTCGTTGCCAACCGTGGCGAAATTGCCATCCGTGTATTCCGTGCCTGTGTGGAGATCGGTTTGAAAACCGTTGCGATTTATACGTTCGAGGACCGGTATTCCCAGCATCGGTACAAGGCGGATGAATCCTACCAGATCGGTCCCGATCACGAGCCCCTGAAACCCTACCTGGACATTGATGAGATCATCAGGGTGGCGAAAAAGTGTAAGGTGGATGCCATCCACCCCGGTTATGGGTTTCTCTCCGAAAACGCCACTTTCGCCAGGAAGTGCCGCGAAAACAACATCATCTTCATCGGTCCCGACCCGGAAGTGATGGAAAAACTGGGAGACAAGATCAGCGCCAAACTGATCGCCGAACAGAACAACATCCCCATCATCCAGAGCAGCCAGAAAGACCTGACCTCGCTGAAGGTCGCCCTGGATGAAGCCAAAAGAATCGGGTACCCGGTGATGCTGAAAGCCGCAGCGGGTGGCGGTGGTCGCGGTATGCGCGTGATCCGTGTGAAGGAAGACCTGGAAAAAGGCTTTGAGGAAGCCCGTCGCGAAGCACGCAATGCCTTCGGCGACGACACGGTCTTCATTGAAAAGTTCGTTGATCAGCCCAAACACATCGAGATCCAGATCGCCGCCGACCGCCACGGCAACCTGGTACACCTGTTCGAACGCGACTGCTCCGTACAGCGACGCTACCAGAAGGTGATTGAGGTGGCGCCTTCCTTCGGCATCCCCCAGGACGTGAAAGAGAAGCTGTACCAGTACGCCACCGGCATCACACGCGCCGTTGGATACAACAACGTGGGTACGGTGGAATTCCTGGTCGACAAGGACTACAACATCTTCTTCATCGAAGTCAACCCCCGCATCCAGGTTGAACATACCGTGACCGAAATGGTGACCGGCATCGACCTGATCAAAACCCAGATCTTCGTGGCCGGCGGGTACAAGCTCTCCGACAAACAGATCAAAATCCCAAGCCAGGAGTCCATCAAGGTTTCCGGCTATGCCATCCAGTGCCGCATCACCACCGAAGATCCTGCCAACGATTTCAAACCCGATTACGGCACCATCGTCACCTACCGCAGCGCTGCCGGTTTCGGCATCCGCCTCGACGTGGGATCGGTGTACCAAGGCGCAAAGGTGAGTCCGTTCTTCGACTCCATGCTGGTGAAAGTGTCGGCCCTGTCGCGCACGCTCGACGGCGCCTGTCGCAAGATGGACCGCGCACTGAAGGAGTTCCGTATCCGCGGCGTGAAAACCAACATGCAGTTCCTTGAAAACATCCTGCAACACCCGGTGTTCAAAGAAGGAAAAGCTACGGTAAACTTCATCGCCGACCACAGGGAACTCTTCCGCCTGAACATGCGGCAGGACCGCGCCACCAAAGCCATCAACTACCTCGCCGAAGTGGTGGTGAACGGCAACCCGGATGTGAAGTTCGTGGACAAGACCAAGAAATTCGAAAAGCCGGTTGTGCCCGATTTCGATCCTTACGCCCCCTACCCGAAAGGCACCAAAGACATACTCACCAAACTGGGTCCCGATAAGTTCTCGGAATGGCTGGCCAAGGAAAAAAAGATCCATTATACCGATACCACTTTCCGCGACGCACACCAGTCGCTGCTTGCCACGCGCATGCGCACCTACGACATGATCAAGGTCGCCGAAAGCTACGCCAAGCATCATCCGCAAACTTTCTCCATGGAAGTATGGGGCGGCGCCACCTTCGACGTGTGCCTGCGCTTCCTGAATGAAAACCCGTGGAGGCGACTGGCGGAGATCCGTGAGGCGGTACCCAATATCCTGCTGCAAATGCTGATCAGGGGCTCGAACGGCGTAGGCTACACCGCCTACCCGGACAACCTCATCGAGGCTTTCGTGGAGAAGTCATGGGAAACGGGCATCGACGTATTCCGCATTTTCGATTCCCTCAACTGGATGAAGAACATCGAGCCCTGCATCAAGTATGTAAGGAAACGTACCGGCGGCCTGGCTGAAACCGCCATGTGCTATACAGGCGATATCCTCGATCCGAAGCGCAGCAAATACAACCTGGATTACTACCTGAAGCTGGCCAAGCAAATGGAGGATGCCGGCGCCCATATCATCGCAATCAAAGACATGGCCGGCCTGCTGAAGCCTTATGCGGCCACCGAACTGATCAAAGGATTGAAGGCAACCGTAAAACTTCCGATTCACCTGCACACGCACGACACTTCTTCCATCCAACCCGCAACCTACCTCAAGGCGGTGGAAGCCGGTGTGGATGTGGTGGACGTAGCACTCGGCGGCATGTCGGGTCTCACATCGCAACCCAACTTCAACAGCATGGTGGAAATCCTGAGGGATCACAAACGCCACCATGAATTCGACATGGATTCGTTGAATGCATTCTCATCCTATTGGGAAACTGTCCGTGAGTACTACTACCCGTTTGAGTCCGGACTAAAAGCAGGAACCGCTGCCGTGTTCAAACATGAGATCCCGGGCGGACAGTACTCCAACCTGAAGCCGCAAGCAAGGGCGTTGGGACTGGCAGACAAGTTCGATCAGATCACCAAAGTATATGAAGAGGTGAATCACCTGTTCGGAGACATCGTGAAGGTGACACCGAGTTCCAAGGTGGTGGGTGACATGGCGCTGTTCATGGTATCCAATGAACTGACTGCAGAAGAAGTACTGGAAAAGGGCGACACCATCAACTTCCCCGAATCCGTGGTGAACTTCTTCAAAGGAGACCTCGGCCAACCGGTAGGCGGCTTCCCGAAAAAACTCCAGAAGATCATCCTGAAGGAAAAGAAACCCTACACCGACCGGCCGAATGCACACATGAAACCGATCGACCTGGAGGCGGAGTTCGATGCCTTCCTGAAACGGTTCCAACCGAAGTTCGACCGCGAACTGGCGTTCACCGATTTCCTTTCGTTCATGCTCTACCCCAAAGTATACGAGCAAACCTATAACATGCACCTCCAGTTCGGCGACATGGCCAAGATCCCTACCAAGAATTTTTTCTTCGGCATGGACCTGAACGAAGAGTGCGTGATCAAGATCGCGGAAGGAAAGGAAATCATCATTCGATTGCTGTCGGTAGGCCCGGCAAATGCCGAAGGCAAACGAACCGTTTTCTTCAAGGTGAACGGACAAACGCGCAACATGGACGTCCTCGACCGCTCGCTGAAAATCGAGAAAGCGGAAAACCCGAAGATCGATGGCGACAACGCGAAGCAGGTGGGCGCACCGTTACAGGGACTGCTTTCCAAGATATTCGTGAAGAAAGGTCAGCCGGTTAAAAAGAACGAGCCGCTGTTCGTGATCGAAGCGATGAAAATGGAAACGACGGTAACAGCGCACGCCGTGGGAGAAATCAAATCGCTGCACCTGAAGGAAGGCACACTGGTGAATACAGATGATTTGGTGGTGACGTTGTCGTAA
- the rplS gene encoding 50S ribosomal protein L19: MNLLNKIENQINTKAELPEFQAGDTLIVHYKIREGGKERVQQYQGVVMQRKGHGPLASFTVRKMSSGVGVERIFPIASPFIDKVEVTKHGKVRRKRLYYLRELTGKKARIQEKRK; the protein is encoded by the coding sequence ATGAACCTGTTGAATAAAATCGAAAACCAGATCAATACGAAAGCCGAACTGCCGGAATTTCAGGCAGGCGACACATTGATCGTGCATTATAAAATCCGCGAAGGCGGAAAAGAACGCGTCCAGCAGTATCAGGGCGTGGTTATGCAACGCAAAGGACATGGTCCGCTTGCCTCATTCACCGTTCGCAAAATGTCAAGCGGCGTGGGTGTTGAACGTATCTTCCCGATTGCTTCTCCTTTTATTGATAAGGTGGAAGTAACGAAGCATGGTAAGGTACGCAGGAAACGCCTGTATTATCTCCGCGAACTGACGGGAAAGAAGGCACGGATCCAGGAAAAGAGAAAATAA
- a CDS encoding DUF4249 domain-containing protein encodes MRRNLIHIILGGFMLFLTACDETISLDLPQGDEDIVIYGYIEQDSVPVVSLTKSLPVFATIDVSKLQKSFVQGAQVTLDNGDTTIELQEYSVPIGDFNYRFYSVPPSLYGVYKGEVGKTYDLTVQAEGKTLTASTTIPTPVPLDSIWWLPHPDKDNDSLVVLQVRFKDVPGEANYARYFTKRNSEPFYPGYFASVFNDSFLEGQAVEFALPRGQDRNDTINNDTYSYFWHGDTIEVKWCSIDRPHYDFWTTLESDQNNQGNPFGMPTRIMSNVEGGLGIWGGYGASYSKLIVP; translated from the coding sequence ATGAGAAGAAACCTTATACATATCATTCTCGGTGGCTTCATGTTGTTCCTGACTGCATGTGATGAGACCATTTCACTGGATTTGCCGCAGGGCGATGAAGACATCGTGATTTACGGCTACATCGAACAGGATTCCGTTCCTGTGGTTTCGCTGACCAAAAGCCTGCCGGTGTTCGCCACCATCGACGTATCCAAACTTCAGAAGAGCTTTGTTCAGGGCGCCCAGGTAACGCTTGACAATGGAGACACCACCATCGAGCTACAGGAATATTCAGTTCCCATCGGCGACTTCAACTACCGCTTCTACAGCGTACCCCCATCCCTCTATGGCGTATATAAAGGTGAAGTAGGCAAAACGTATGACCTGACCGTTCAGGCCGAAGGAAAGACGCTCACGGCTTCCACCACCATCCCTACCCCGGTTCCGCTGGATTCGATCTGGTGGCTGCCACATCCCGACAAGGACAACGACAGCCTGGTGGTGCTGCAGGTACGTTTCAAGGATGTACCCGGTGAAGCCAACTACGCACGGTACTTCACCAAACGCAACAGCGAGCCGTTTTACCCGGGCTACTTTGCATCGGTGTTCAACGACAGCTTCCTGGAAGGACAGGCGGTGGAGTTCGCCCTGCCCCGTGGCCAGGACCGCAACGACACCATTAACAATGATACCTACAGCTACTTCTGGCACGGCGACACCATCGAGGTGAAGTGGTGCAGCATCGACCGGCCCCATTATGATTTCTGGACAACGCTGGAAAGCGACCAGAACAACCAAGGCAATCCGTTCGGCATGCCCACACGCATCATGAGCAATGTGGAAGGCGGACTGGGTATCTGGGGCGGATACGGCGCCAGCTACAGCAAGCTGATTGTACCGTAG
- a CDS encoding TonB-dependent receptor — MCRKLQILTLIITGILFTGITGAWAQGKQVKFTVSGHVTDEVSGEDLPGASVYIQEVMKGTATNTYGFYSLTLESGTYNLVASYMGYEQISQKIVLNKDLKINIKLKPFSITTDEVVVTAERKDKNVESTEMGKVELQTDEIKTLPVVFGEVDVLKTIQLLPGVQSAGEGSTGFYVRGGGPDQNLILLDEATVYNAGHLLGFFSVFNADAIKSTTLIKGGMPANYGGRLSSVLDINMKDGNNQSYHGEGGIGLIASRMTLEGPIKKNDASFIISGRRTYVDVLSKPFLKNTELGGIPYFFYDLNAKVNYKITPKDRVYLSGYFGRDIFDVNVEDGRLKANINWGNATTTLRWNHLFNDKLFMNMSGIYNSYDFKIDAGFDNFTTTFASGIKDWNQKTDFFYYPNINHNIKFGYNYTYHIFSPRTIKIEDTDGGFNAENVVKKYSHETALYVMDDFSLTDKLKVNAGLRGAYFIQKGPFTLYEFDNNYTPIDSTRFRGGEKVADFWGLEPRLSLRYALNSTSSLKAGFTYNNQFVHLVSNSYTTLPMDIWVPSSILVKPQKGTQYSGGYFRNFKDNMFETSVELYYKNLRNQIEFNESYTGDVSTRDIEYEFTYGDGYSYGMELFLKKATGKAQGWIGYTLSKTARTFEHINKGNEFPARFDRTHDLSVVGSYKLNDRWTFSGVFVYGTGQATTMPERYYLVGTDLATKYGPRNGFRMEPYHRMDISAILHSKKKEGKKFSSEWAFSIYNVYNRKNPFFYYIANEGDPIKGDFKVTAKKVYIFPILPSVSWNFKF, encoded by the coding sequence ATGTGTAGAAAGCTTCAAATCCTGACCCTGATCATTACCGGCATCCTGTTCACAGGCATAACTGGTGCGTGGGCGCAAGGCAAGCAGGTCAAATTCACCGTAAGCGGTCACGTAACGGATGAAGTTTCCGGAGAAGATCTTCCCGGCGCCAGCGTATATATTCAGGAGGTAATGAAGGGGACCGCCACCAATACTTACGGCTTCTACTCCCTCACGCTGGAAAGCGGCACCTATAACCTGGTGGCATCCTATATGGGTTATGAGCAGATTTCCCAGAAGATCGTTCTGAACAAGGACCTTAAGATCAATATTAAACTCAAACCTTTTTCCATCACCACCGACGAAGTGGTAGTCACCGCTGAACGCAAGGATAAAAATGTGGAAAGCACCGAGATGGGTAAGGTGGAACTACAAACCGATGAAATCAAAACGTTACCGGTTGTTTTCGGGGAAGTGGACGTTTTAAAAACCATTCAGCTCCTGCCGGGCGTGCAATCAGCAGGCGAAGGCAGCACCGGTTTTTATGTGCGCGGAGGTGGCCCCGACCAAAACCTGATCCTGCTGGATGAGGCCACCGTGTATAATGCAGGCCACCTGCTCGGGTTCTTCTCCGTGTTCAACGCAGATGCCATCAAAAGCACCACGCTGATCAAAGGCGGCATGCCCGCCAACTACGGCGGCAGACTTTCATCGGTGCTTGACATCAACATGAAAGACGGTAACAACCAGTCGTACCACGGCGAAGGCGGAATCGGGCTGATCGCTTCCCGAATGACACTGGAGGGTCCCATCAAAAAGAATGACGCATCTTTCATCATCAGCGGACGTCGCACATATGTGGATGTACTTTCCAAACCCTTCCTCAAGAATACTGAACTGGGTGGCATACCCTATTTCTTTTACGACCTGAATGCCAAAGTCAATTACAAGATCACGCCGAAAGACCGGGTGTACCTGAGCGGTTATTTCGGGCGGGATATCTTTGATGTGAACGTGGAAGACGGACGCCTCAAAGCCAACATCAACTGGGGTAACGCCACCACCACGTTGCGTTGGAACCACCTCTTCAACGACAAGCTCTTCATGAACATGTCGGGCATTTACAACAGTTACGATTTCAAGATCGATGCCGGGTTCGATAACTTCACCACTACCTTTGCCAGCGGCATCAAAGACTGGAACCAGAAGACCGACTTCTTCTACTACCCCAACATCAACCATAACATCAAGTTCGGCTACAACTACACCTACCATATCTTCAGTCCGCGCACCATCAAAATTGAAGACACCGATGGCGGATTCAATGCGGAAAACGTGGTAAAAAAGTACTCGCATGAAACCGCCCTGTACGTGATGGACGATTTCAGCCTGACCGACAAACTGAAAGTGAATGCCGGTCTGCGCGGTGCGTACTTCATCCAGAAAGGACCGTTCACTCTATACGAGTTCGACAACAACTACACCCCCATCGACTCCACCCGGTTCAGAGGCGGCGAGAAAGTGGCGGACTTCTGGGGGCTCGAACCCAGGCTGAGCCTGCGCTATGCACTGAACAGCACCTCCTCGCTGAAAGCAGGATTCACTTATAATAACCAGTTCGTACACCTGGTATCAAACTCCTACACCACCCTACCTATGGATATATGGGTGCCGAGCTCGATCCTGGTGAAGCCGCAGAAAGGCACACAATACTCAGGCGGATATTTCAGGAATTTCAAAGACAACATGTTCGAGACTTCCGTGGAGTTGTACTACAAGAACCTGCGCAACCAGATCGAATTCAATGAATCCTACACCGGCGATGTGAGTACCCGCGACATTGAATACGAGTTCACATACGGCGATGGCTACTCCTATGGAATGGAACTGTTCCTGAAAAAAGCCACCGGAAAAGCACAGGGATGGATCGGTTACACCCTGAGCAAAACCGCGCGCACCTTTGAACACATCAATAAAGGAAATGAATTCCCCGCCCGGTTCGATCGCACCCATGACCTGTCCGTGGTGGGATCCTACAAACTGAATGACCGATGGACATTCTCAGGCGTGTTCGTATATGGCACCGGCCAGGCCACCACGATGCCCGAAAGGTATTACCTGGTCGGAACCGATCTGGCCACGAAGTACGGACCGAGAAACGGCTTCCGCATGGAGCCTTACCACCGAATGGACATTAGCGCCATCCTTCACAGCAAGAAAAAGGAAGGAAAGAAATTCAGCAGCGAATGGGCCTTCTCCATTTACAATGTATACAACCGAAAGAATCCGTTCTTCTATTACATCGCCAATGAAGGCGACCCAATAAAAGGCGATTTCAAAGTAACCGCCAAGAAAGTATACATCTTCCCTATCCTGCCATCCGTATCATGGAACTTCAAATTCTAA
- a CDS encoding MBL fold metallo-hydrolase, producing MEITFHGATQTVTGSKHLITTEHGKRILLDCGMYQGMGIETHRLNREWGFNPETIDVVLLSHAHIDHSGLIPRLVKDGFRGQVFCSPATYDLCEVMLEDSAFIQEADVKFVNKRKKRQGKAEIDILYTSDDVKRCLPHFRTVPYNTPTPIDRHTTFTLTDNGHILGSAAISITFHETGRTTHLTFTGDIGRYETALLKDPSPFEQADIIICESTYGDRLHGKLAHAGQDILNAVLETCGTKKGKLIIPAFSLGRTQEIVYTLNKLDLHGLLPNIKVFIDSPLSLDATQIMRKHLDCLNDRVKDFVESRPDPFGYDKVKYIRNIDDSKALNALKEPCVIISASGMAEAGRVKHHIRNNIGDPANTILLVGYAEPTSLAGRLRAGDREVTIFGEEYEVRAEVRIIDSLSAHADYEEMLRYLSCQDAQRVHDLFLVHGNPEAMQHWKNTLKKHGFPHVHIPEPHQTYSF from the coding sequence ATGGAGATCACATTTCACGGCGCCACGCAAACGGTGACAGGCAGCAAGCACCTGATCACGACCGAGCACGGCAAACGCATTTTACTGGATTGCGGCATGTACCAGGGCATGGGCATCGAAACCCACCGGCTGAACCGCGAATGGGGGTTTAACCCGGAAACCATAGACGTGGTGCTGCTTTCCCACGCGCACATTGATCACAGCGGCCTGATTCCCCGGCTGGTTAAGGATGGATTCAGGGGCCAGGTCTTTTGCTCGCCCGCCACTTACGACCTGTGTGAAGTGATGCTGGAAGACAGCGCTTTCATCCAGGAAGCCGACGTGAAGTTCGTTAACAAACGAAAGAAACGGCAGGGCAAGGCGGAGATTGATATATTATATACGTCGGATGATGTGAAGCGGTGCCTCCCCCATTTCAGGACGGTTCCGTACAACACCCCTACCCCCATCGACCGACATACAACCTTTACGCTGACCGATAACGGACACATCCTTGGCAGTGCCGCCATTTCCATTACCTTCCACGAGACCGGACGTACCACCCATCTCACATTTACCGGCGATATCGGACGGTATGAAACGGCATTGTTGAAAGATCCCAGTCCATTCGAGCAAGCCGACATCATCATCTGTGAATCCACTTATGGCGACCGCCTGCATGGAAAATTGGCACATGCCGGCCAGGACATCCTGAACGCGGTACTGGAAACGTGTGGTACCAAAAAGGGCAAACTCATCATACCCGCGTTCAGCCTGGGCCGCACCCAGGAGATCGTGTATACATTGAACAAACTTGATTTGCATGGTCTGCTTCCCAACATCAAGGTGTTCATTGACAGTCCGCTCTCGCTCGATGCCACCCAGATCATGCGGAAACATCTCGACTGCCTCAACGATCGCGTGAAGGATTTTGTGGAAAGCCGACCCGACCCGTTCGGATACGACAAGGTGAAATACATCCGTAATATCGACGACTCCAAGGCCCTTAATGCCCTGAAGGAACCCTGCGTCATCATATCCGCATCAGGCATGGCCGAAGCCGGCCGGGTGAAACACCACATCCGAAACAACATCGGCGACCCTGCCAATACCATCCTGCTTGTAGGGTATGCCGAGCCCACGTCTCTGGCGGGACGACTCAGGGCCGGCGACCGGGAGGTGACCATTTTCGGAGAAGAATACGAGGTACGCGCGGAAGTCAGGATTATCGATTCCCTGAGCGCACATGCCGACTATGAAGAAATGCTGAGATACCTTTCGTGCCAGGATGCCCAACGTGTTCACGATCTGTTCCTGGTTCACGGCAATCCGGAGGCCATGCAGCATTGGAAGAATACGCTCAAGAAGCACGGCTTTCCGCACGTGCACATTCCCGAACCTCACCAGACGTATTCGTTTTGA